A part of Lutra lutra chromosome 2, mLutLut1.2, whole genome shotgun sequence genomic DNA contains:
- the MAEA gene encoding E3 ubiquitin-protein transferase MAEA isoform X1 yields the protein MAVQESAAQLSMTLKVQEYPTLKVPYETLNKRFRAAQKNIDRETSHVTMVVAELEKTLSSCPAVDSVVSLLDGVVEKLSVLKRKAVESIQAEDESAKLCKRRIEHLKEHSSDQPAAASMWKRKRMDRMMVEHLLRCGYYNTAVKLARQSGIEDLVNIEMFLTAKEVEESLERRETATCLAWCHDNKSRLRKMKGRQSEHDAKTGRKSRVASGPPKESEDLGMETIKGKPELSCLEFSLRIQEFIELIRQNKRLDAVRHARKHFSQAEGSQLDEVRQVMGMLAFPPDTHISPYKDLLDPARWRMLIQQFRYDNYRLHQLGNNSVFTLTLQAGLSAIKTPQCYKEDGSSKSPDCPVCSRSLNKLAQPLPMAHCANSRLVCKISGDVMNENNPPMMLPNGYVYGYNSLLSIRQDDKVVCPRTKEVFHFSQAEKVYIM from the exons GTGCCCTACGAAACACTAAATAAACGCTTTCGGGCTGCTCAGAAAAACATTGATCGAGAAACGAGCCACGTCACCATGGTGGTGGCCGAGCTGGAGAAGACTTTGAGCAGCTGCCCTGCCGTGGACTCTGTGGTCAGCCTTCTGGATGGTGTGGTGGAGAAGCTCAGTGTCCTCAAGAGGAAG GCGGTGGAGTCTATCCAGGCGGAGGACGAGAGCGCCAAGCTGTGCAAGCGGCGGATCGAGCACCTCAAGGAGCACAGCAGCGACCAGCCAGCAGCTGCCAGCATGTGGAAGAGGAAGCGCATGGACCGCATGATGGTGGAGCACCTGCTGCGCTGTGGCTACTACAACACCGCCGTGAAGCTGGCACGCCAGAGCGGTATTGAG GACTTAGTGAACATCGAGATGTTCCTGACGGCCAAAGAAGTGGAGGAGTCTCTGGAGAGGCGGGAGACGGCCACCTGTCTGGCCTGGTGTCATGACAACAAATCCCGGCTGCGCAAGATGAAG GGCCGCCAAAGCGAGCACGACGCGAAGACGGGACGGAAAAGTAGAGTGGCCAGTGGTCCCCCTAAAGAGAGTGAGGATCTTGGTATGGAAACCATAAAAGGAAAGCCAGAATTG AGTTGCCTGGAGTTCAGCCTAAGGATTCAGGAGTTCATTGAGCTCATCCGGCAGAATAAGAGACTCGACGCCGTGAG ACATGCGAGGAAGCACTTCAGTCAGGCCGAAGGGAGCCAGCTTGACGAGGTCCGTCAGGTGATGGGCATGCTGGCCTTCCCCCCGGACACGCACATCTCGCCCTACAAG GACCTGCTGGACCCGGCCCGGTGGCGCATGCTGATCCAGCAGTTCCGCTACGACAACTACCGGCTGCACCAGCTGGGCAACAACTCTGTGTTCACCCTGACACTGCAGGCTGGCCTGTCGGCCATAAAGACACC ACAGTGCTACAAGGAGGACGGCAGCTCCAAGAGCCCCGACTGCCCCGTGTGCAGCCGTTCCCTGAACAAGCTGGCACAGCCCCTGCCCATGGCCCACTGCGCCAACTCCCGCCTGGTCTGCAAGATCTCCGGTGACGTGATGAATGAGAACAACCCGCCCATGATGCTGCCCAATGGCTATGTCTACGGCTACAAC TCTCTGCTGTCCATCCGTCAAGATGACAAAGTCGTTTGTCCGAGGACCAAAGAAGTGTTCCACTTCTCCCAAGCCGAGAAGGTGTACATCATGTAG
- the MAEA gene encoding E3 ubiquitin-protein transferase MAEA isoform X2 produces the protein MAVQESAAQLSMTLKVQEYPTLKVPYETLNKRFRAAQKNIDRETSHVTMVVAELEKTLSSCPAVDSVVSLLDGVVEKLSVLKRKAVESIQAEDESAKLCKRRIEHLKEHSSDQPAAASMWKRKRMDRMMVEHLLRCGYYNTAVKLARQSGIEDLVNIEMFLTAKEVEESLERRETATCLAWCHDNKSRLRKMKSCLEFSLRIQEFIELIRQNKRLDAVRHARKHFSQAEGSQLDEVRQVMGMLAFPPDTHISPYKDLLDPARWRMLIQQFRYDNYRLHQLGNNSVFTLTLQAGLSAIKTPQCYKEDGSSKSPDCPVCSRSLNKLAQPLPMAHCANSRLVCKISGDVMNENNPPMMLPNGYVYGYNSLLSIRQDDKVVCPRTKEVFHFSQAEKVYIM, from the exons GTGCCCTACGAAACACTAAATAAACGCTTTCGGGCTGCTCAGAAAAACATTGATCGAGAAACGAGCCACGTCACCATGGTGGTGGCCGAGCTGGAGAAGACTTTGAGCAGCTGCCCTGCCGTGGACTCTGTGGTCAGCCTTCTGGATGGTGTGGTGGAGAAGCTCAGTGTCCTCAAGAGGAAG GCGGTGGAGTCTATCCAGGCGGAGGACGAGAGCGCCAAGCTGTGCAAGCGGCGGATCGAGCACCTCAAGGAGCACAGCAGCGACCAGCCAGCAGCTGCCAGCATGTGGAAGAGGAAGCGCATGGACCGCATGATGGTGGAGCACCTGCTGCGCTGTGGCTACTACAACACCGCCGTGAAGCTGGCACGCCAGAGCGGTATTGAG GACTTAGTGAACATCGAGATGTTCCTGACGGCCAAAGAAGTGGAGGAGTCTCTGGAGAGGCGGGAGACGGCCACCTGTCTGGCCTGGTGTCATGACAACAAATCCCGGCTGCGCAAGATGAAG AGTTGCCTGGAGTTCAGCCTAAGGATTCAGGAGTTCATTGAGCTCATCCGGCAGAATAAGAGACTCGACGCCGTGAG ACATGCGAGGAAGCACTTCAGTCAGGCCGAAGGGAGCCAGCTTGACGAGGTCCGTCAGGTGATGGGCATGCTGGCCTTCCCCCCGGACACGCACATCTCGCCCTACAAG GACCTGCTGGACCCGGCCCGGTGGCGCATGCTGATCCAGCAGTTCCGCTACGACAACTACCGGCTGCACCAGCTGGGCAACAACTCTGTGTTCACCCTGACACTGCAGGCTGGCCTGTCGGCCATAAAGACACC ACAGTGCTACAAGGAGGACGGCAGCTCCAAGAGCCCCGACTGCCCCGTGTGCAGCCGTTCCCTGAACAAGCTGGCACAGCCCCTGCCCATGGCCCACTGCGCCAACTCCCGCCTGGTCTGCAAGATCTCCGGTGACGTGATGAATGAGAACAACCCGCCCATGATGCTGCCCAATGGCTATGTCTACGGCTACAAC TCTCTGCTGTCCATCCGTCAAGATGACAAAGTCGTTTGTCCGAGGACCAAAGAAGTGTTCCACTTCTCCCAAGCCGAGAAGGTGTACATCATGTAG